The following are encoded together in the Terriglobales bacterium genome:
- a CDS encoding FAD-linked oxidase C-terminal domain-containing protein, with amino-acid sequence MQKLVALTPAAHNPSILPPSSHDPSKHKRFAEAHELEKALKEIVKGEVRFGDGDRALYATDGSNYRQVPIGVVVPRDVEDAIATMRLCRMYGAPVLSRGGGTSLCGQCCNFAVILDFSKYCNQLLELNHREKYARVQPGIVLDTLRKAAEHFHLTFGPDPATHNHCTLGGMIGNNSCGVHALMAGKTEENVYELDILTYDGLHMKVGETSEAELEHIIREGGRRGEIYSKLKALRDKYANLIRERYPNIPRRVSGYNLNELLPENHFNVARALVGSEATCVMVLEAKLRLVYSPPARTLVVLGYDDVYAAGDHVPEVLTFKPIGLEGIDNRLVGYMKKKGLHVEDLALLPDGKGFLLVEFGGENKEESDMKARAMMARLKAGANAPKMKLYDDKKQEKLVWEIRESGLGATAFVPGEPVTWEGWEDSAVPPDKVGHYLRDLRKLLEKHGYNCSLYGHFGQGCIHTRIDFDFRTVEGIRNYRAFISEAADLVVSYGGSISGEHGDGQSKAEMLPKMFGPELVQAFQEFKAIWDPQNKMNPNKVVDPFPIDENLRLGADFAPWQPETHFKFPEDEGRFWHATMRCVGVGKCRRKEEGVMCPSYMVTLEEKHSTRGRAHMLFEMLQGEELKSGWQDESVKEALDLCLSCKGCKGECPVNVDIPTYKAEFMSHYYEKHKRPISAFAFGYIDRWAALASIAPEFANFFSQTPGFSDLMKAVLKIPSQRQIPPFAPQSFRQWFNGRKTDRSPGPQVILWTDTFNNYFHAHTAKAAVEVLEYMGWRVRIPRENLCCGRPLYDFGMLDEAKVYLKRILRSLERDIQAGFPILVLEPSCASVFKEELKNLLPDEHLSEKLSGQVMLLSEFIQKKASEFEFPQLKRKAITQNHCHHKAIFKTEAEEQVFKRIGLDAKVLDSGCCGMAGPFGFEEQKYEVSQACGERVLLPAVREAAEDELILADGFSCREQIRQNTDRYPLHLADVLNAAIKQDLPKSGKPEAHIVKRINSEAAIGKVKAGAALTALLGTAAFGLWAFFDHRNRKASRGKVIEMGSR; translated from the coding sequence ATGCAAAAGCTAGTGGCGTTGACTCCGGCTGCTCACAATCCCTCAATTCTTCCACCCAGCTCCCACGATCCGTCCAAGCACAAGCGCTTCGCTGAAGCCCACGAGCTCGAAAAAGCCCTCAAGGAGATCGTCAAAGGCGAGGTCAGATTCGGCGACGGCGATCGCGCGCTATATGCGACCGACGGATCGAATTATCGCCAGGTCCCGATCGGCGTGGTCGTCCCCCGCGATGTGGAGGATGCGATTGCCACGATGCGTCTGTGCCGGATGTATGGAGCTCCGGTACTCTCGCGCGGCGGGGGGACCAGCCTTTGTGGCCAATGCTGCAACTTCGCCGTGATTCTCGATTTTTCCAAGTACTGCAACCAGCTTCTCGAGTTGAATCATCGTGAGAAATATGCGCGCGTGCAGCCTGGCATTGTGCTTGACACGCTGCGCAAAGCTGCAGAGCACTTCCATCTCACGTTTGGTCCGGATCCAGCAACTCACAACCATTGCACGCTCGGGGGAATGATCGGCAACAACTCCTGCGGTGTGCATGCTCTCATGGCGGGCAAGACGGAAGAGAACGTCTACGAGCTGGACATCCTCACCTATGACGGTCTTCATATGAAGGTCGGTGAGACCAGTGAGGCCGAACTCGAGCACATCATTCGGGAAGGCGGAAGGCGTGGAGAAATCTATTCCAAGCTCAAGGCCCTGCGTGACAAGTATGCGAACCTGATTCGCGAGCGCTATCCCAACATTCCTCGACGCGTCTCCGGCTACAACCTCAACGAGCTTCTGCCGGAGAACCACTTCAACGTTGCGCGTGCGCTGGTCGGCTCCGAGGCTACGTGCGTGATGGTCCTGGAGGCGAAGCTGCGGCTGGTGTATTCGCCGCCTGCTCGCACGCTCGTCGTTCTCGGCTATGACGATGTTTATGCGGCGGGTGATCACGTTCCGGAAGTGCTTACATTCAAGCCAATCGGTCTGGAGGGAATCGATAACCGTCTTGTCGGCTACATGAAGAAGAAGGGACTTCATGTCGAAGACCTGGCGTTGCTCCCCGACGGCAAAGGCTTCCTGCTGGTGGAATTCGGCGGTGAGAACAAGGAAGAGTCCGACATGAAGGCGCGCGCAATGATGGCCCGCCTCAAAGCCGGAGCTAACGCTCCCAAGATGAAGCTCTACGACGACAAGAAGCAGGAGAAGCTCGTCTGGGAGATTCGCGAGTCCGGGCTCGGCGCCACGGCCTTTGTTCCCGGAGAGCCTGTGACGTGGGAAGGCTGGGAAGATTCAGCCGTTCCGCCCGACAAAGTAGGACATTACCTGCGCGACCTCCGCAAATTGCTGGAGAAGCACGGCTACAACTGCTCCCTGTACGGACATTTCGGGCAAGGCTGCATCCATACGCGCATCGATTTCGATTTCCGTACAGTGGAAGGCATTCGCAACTATCGCGCCTTCATCAGCGAAGCCGCCGATCTGGTGGTTAGTTATGGTGGTTCCATTTCGGGAGAGCACGGTGACGGACAATCCAAGGCAGAGATGTTGCCCAAGATGTTCGGTCCCGAACTGGTGCAGGCATTTCAGGAGTTCAAGGCAATTTGGGATCCGCAGAACAAGATGAATCCCAATAAGGTCGTCGATCCATTCCCCATCGACGAGAACCTGCGCCTCGGCGCCGACTTCGCCCCCTGGCAGCCGGAGACTCATTTCAAGTTTCCCGAGGACGAAGGCCGTTTCTGGCATGCGACCATGCGCTGCGTCGGCGTAGGCAAATGCCGGCGTAAAGAAGAAGGCGTGATGTGCCCGAGCTACATGGTCACGCTCGAAGAGAAGCACTCCACCCGCGGTCGTGCGCACATGCTCTTTGAGATGCTTCAGGGAGAGGAACTGAAATCAGGTTGGCAGGACGAGAGCGTCAAGGAAGCGCTCGACCTCTGCTTGAGCTGTAAGGGATGTAAAGGCGAGTGTCCGGTGAACGTCGACATTCCGACGTATAAAGCCGAATTCATGTCGCACTACTACGAGAAGCACAAGCGTCCCATTTCGGCATTTGCTTTTGGATACATTGATCGCTGGGCCGCATTGGCGTCGATTGCTCCGGAGTTCGCCAATTTCTTCAGCCAAACGCCTGGTTTTAGCGATCTGATGAAAGCAGTGCTCAAGATACCGAGCCAGCGGCAGATTCCACCGTTTGCTCCCCAAAGCTTTCGCCAATGGTTCAATGGACGCAAGACGGATCGCTCCCCCGGTCCGCAGGTGATCTTATGGACGGACACCTTCAACAACTATTTCCACGCCCACACAGCGAAAGCTGCGGTTGAAGTGCTCGAATATATGGGATGGCGCGTGCGCATTCCGCGTGAGAACCTCTGCTGTGGACGTCCTCTCTATGACTTCGGCATGCTCGATGAGGCCAAGGTCTACCTGAAGCGCATTTTGCGAAGCCTTGAACGGGATATACAGGCCGGATTTCCCATTCTGGTCCTGGAGCCGAGCTGCGCTTCCGTGTTCAAAGAAGAACTCAAGAACCTCCTGCCCGATGAGCATCTGAGCGAGAAACTCTCCGGACAGGTGATGCTCTTGAGCGAGTTCATTCAGAAGAAGGCGAGCGAGTTCGAGTTTCCGCAGTTGAAGCGAAAAGCCATTACTCAGAACCATTGCCATCACAAGGCCATCTTTAAGACTGAAGCCGAGGAGCAGGTGTTCAAACGCATCGGGCTCGACGCCAAAGTCCTGGATTCCGGCTGCTGCGGCATGGCAGGTCCCTTTGGCTTTGAAGAGCAGAAGTACGAGGTGTCACAGGCGTGCGGAGAGCGAGTTTTGCTCCCTGCGGTTCGCGAAGCTGCCGAGGACGAGCTGATCCTCGCCGACGGTTTTAGCTGCCGCGAGCAGATTCGGCAGAACACAGATCGCTATCCGCTCCATTTAGCGGATGTCTTGAATGCTGCCATCAAGCAGGACCTTCCTAAATCAGGAAAACCGGAAGCGCACATCGTGAAGAGGATCAACTCCGAAGCCGCTATCGGGAAAGTAAAAGCGGGAGCTGCGCTTACAGCACTGCTCGGAACTGCCGCATTCGGGTTGTGGGCATTCTTCGATCATCGCAATCGCAAAGCCTCGCGCGGAAAAGTGATCGAAATGGGAAGTAGATAA
- a CDS encoding alpha/beta hydrolase codes for MQFTSDDAQLYYDSMGEGFPIVLLHPFPVHHEFWKPIANKLATRYNVILPDLRAHGRSEVGKGTATMGKYALDLTRLLEALQIPKAVFVGVSIGGYLLFEFWRRFRERVAALVLANTRAEADTQQGRANRLKSIADSRLHGTGPFFDAQAQNLIGETTRRTRPDIVANARAMMQMMSVDGLAAIQQGMAERPDSVPTLSTINVPTLIVAGEEDTVTPIANARLMHQHVSGSRLQTIARGGHYSALEHPEEFGRVLRQFLDELRLG; via the coding sequence ATGCAATTCACCAGCGACGATGCCCAACTTTATTACGATTCAATGGGAGAGGGTTTTCCAATCGTTCTGCTTCATCCATTCCCGGTTCACCATGAATTCTGGAAACCAATAGCAAACAAGCTGGCGACGCGCTACAACGTGATTCTTCCCGACCTTCGCGCCCACGGGCGCTCCGAGGTAGGCAAGGGAACAGCGACGATGGGCAAATACGCCCTCGATCTGACGCGCTTGCTGGAAGCGCTGCAAATTCCCAAAGCGGTATTCGTTGGCGTGTCCATTGGTGGATACCTGCTTTTTGAATTCTGGCGACGCTTTCGCGAGCGCGTTGCTGCGTTGGTGCTTGCGAACACGCGGGCCGAAGCGGACACCCAGCAGGGAAGAGCAAATCGACTGAAATCCATTGCCGACTCGCGACTCCACGGGACCGGTCCATTCTTCGATGCTCAGGCGCAAAACCTGATCGGAGAAACAACGCGTCGAACGCGTCCTGACATCGTTGCAAATGCGCGCGCCATGATGCAGATGATGAGTGTCGATGGATTGGCTGCGATTCAGCAGGGAATGGCGGAGCGTCCCGATTCAGTCCCTACGTTGAGCACGATCAACGTGCCCACGCTGATCGTCGCTGGCGAGGAAGACACGGTTACGCCGATCGCCAACGCGCGGCTCATGCATCAACACGTTAGTGGCTCGCGGCTACAGACCATTGCGCGTGGCGGACATTACTCAGCTCTCGAGCATCCGGAAGAATTTGGCCGAGTTCTGCGGCAATTTCTGGATGAGCTTCGGCTGGGCTGA
- a CDS encoding tetratricopeptide repeat protein has protein sequence MVTTFLAICLSSGVCFSQIYTVPPDSFGTRTNSLDRMQVSSISGVVVGSDGSPIPDVRIEVRSEQTSRIIATGYTNNAGAFQFAGLPASGYDVTAVRGLSEAHEHLASGDFGMNLRLRLNTAAGANQADGNATVSVAQYKVPQKARDAYHKAETALSKNRNDDVKKELAKALEIYPDYAEALTLRGVMSLDSSHPEAAINDFDHAIKSDPGYSLAYTAMSAALNQLHKFDDALRSADRAITLSPSSWQSYFEMAKAYVGKADYQHALQQLSKAQSFLPKEYAPVHLVRAHIMLALKNYTEGLAELQEFLTLAPQDPNAGAARETIGKLKAYMASAASPAVPAAH, from the coding sequence GTGGTAACAACCTTCCTTGCAATCTGCCTGAGCAGCGGCGTTTGCTTTTCTCAAATTTACACTGTTCCTCCCGATTCGTTCGGTACGCGCACCAACTCCCTCGACAGAATGCAGGTCAGCAGTATTTCCGGTGTGGTAGTAGGCTCCGACGGCTCTCCTATTCCCGACGTCCGTATTGAGGTTCGCAGCGAACAGACATCACGGATTATCGCGACCGGCTATACAAACAATGCTGGAGCATTTCAGTTCGCTGGACTACCCGCCTCTGGTTACGACGTGACGGCGGTGCGTGGGTTGTCAGAGGCGCATGAGCACCTCGCTTCGGGCGATTTTGGGATGAATCTTCGGCTGCGACTCAACACGGCGGCAGGCGCCAACCAGGCAGACGGGAACGCGACGGTTTCAGTTGCTCAGTACAAGGTTCCACAAAAAGCGCGGGATGCATACCACAAAGCTGAAACTGCTCTTTCCAAGAATCGCAACGATGACGTGAAGAAAGAACTGGCTAAAGCCCTTGAGATTTATCCTGATTATGCGGAGGCGCTCACGCTGCGCGGCGTTATGTCGCTTGACTCTTCGCATCCGGAAGCGGCAATTAACGATTTTGACCACGCGATTAAATCGGACCCGGGCTATTCACTCGCGTATACGGCGATGTCGGCAGCTCTGAACCAACTGCACAAGTTTGACGATGCGCTGCGCTCAGCTGATCGTGCGATTACGCTGTCGCCGAGTTCGTGGCAATCGTATTTCGAAATGGCCAAGGCTTATGTAGGAAAGGCCGATTATCAGCATGCACTGCAGCAGCTCTCGAAAGCGCAGAGCTTTCTCCCGAAGGAATACGCTCCTGTCCATCTTGTCCGCGCCCATATAATGCTGGCCCTTAAGAACTACACCGAAGGACTTGCAGAGCTGCAGGAATTCCTGACTTTGGCGCCGCAGGATCCCAATGCAGGAGCCGCGCGGGAGACCATTGGAAAGCTGAAGGCATACATGGCGTCGGCAGCCAGCCCGGCTGTTCCTGCAGCCCACTAG
- the aroA gene encoding 3-phosphoshikimate 1-carboxyvinyltransferase codes for MTDVVVKPARNIVGSIRLPGDKSISHRYGMLGALAEGTTRLRNFSTGADCASTLACMQALGARVERKDGEIAIHGCGGSLKKPTESLDCGNSGSTMRMLSGILAGQPFESELIGDASLSRRPMRRIIEPLSKMGASISSQDGHAPLRVRGGKLEGISYKPAVASAQVKTSLLFAGLFANGETTVEEPIRTRDHGEVALRAFGADLSRDKERVSIRGGQRLKAIESVVPGDISSSAFFLCAAALFPESNLVIDSLLLNPTRAVLLDVLTALGARLRMVQVEESQGELMGTITIEAGPLKGVKLVGAQSAALIDEVPVLAAIAPYTRDGIEVRDARELRVKESDRIAAVAKNLRAMGAQVTEHEDGLSVPGSQQLHGAEIDSEHDHRIAMAFAIAALRAKGDTLIRGADAAQISFPEFFLMLEGVAER; via the coding sequence ATGACGGACGTAGTCGTTAAACCTGCGAGAAATATCGTCGGATCGATTCGTTTGCCCGGCGACAAAAGCATTTCTCATCGTTATGGGATGTTGGGAGCTTTGGCCGAAGGAACCACGCGCTTACGAAATTTTTCTACTGGCGCGGACTGCGCCAGCACGCTCGCCTGCATGCAAGCGCTTGGCGCCCGAGTCGAACGCAAGGACGGAGAAATCGCGATCCACGGCTGCGGCGGCTCCTTGAAAAAACCAACTGAGTCGCTTGATTGCGGCAACTCAGGATCGACAATGCGTATGCTCTCCGGCATCCTCGCAGGCCAGCCTTTTGAGAGCGAACTGATCGGCGATGCCTCTCTTTCGCGGCGGCCCATGCGGCGGATTATCGAGCCTTTGAGCAAAATGGGAGCATCGATCTCCTCCCAGGATGGACATGCGCCACTACGAGTACGCGGAGGCAAGCTGGAGGGAATCTCGTACAAACCTGCAGTGGCAAGCGCTCAGGTGAAAACATCGCTGCTATTTGCAGGACTCTTCGCAAACGGGGAAACCACGGTCGAAGAACCGATTCGAACCCGCGATCACGGCGAAGTCGCTTTGCGCGCATTCGGCGCGGATCTCAGTCGTGACAAAGAGCGCGTGAGCATACGAGGAGGCCAGCGGCTGAAGGCGATTGAATCCGTTGTCCCGGGTGACATCTCATCTTCAGCATTTTTCTTATGTGCGGCGGCGCTGTTTCCTGAAAGTAATCTCGTGATCGATTCGCTCCTTCTAAACCCAACGCGCGCGGTGCTGCTCGATGTGCTCACGGCGCTGGGTGCGCGCCTGCGCATGGTTCAGGTGGAAGAGAGTCAAGGCGAGTTGATGGGAACAATCACAATCGAAGCCGGTCCCCTGAAAGGCGTCAAGTTGGTTGGGGCGCAATCTGCCGCGTTGATCGATGAAGTGCCGGTGCTCGCAGCAATCGCTCCTTACACTCGCGACGGCATCGAGGTACGCGACGCTCGCGAACTGCGCGTCAAAGAGTCCGATCGCATCGCGGCAGTCGCGAAAAATCTGCGAGCAATGGGGGCTCAAGTCACCGAGCACGAAGACGGATTAAGCGTCCCTGGCAGCCAGCAACTGCACGGCGCAGAAATCGATTCCGAGCACGATCACCGCATCGCAATGGCCTTTGCAATTGCGGCCCTGAGAGCCAAGGGCGATACGTTAATCCGCGGCGCAGATGCCGCGCAGATTTCATTTCCAGAGTTCTTCCTGATGCTGGAAGGTGTTGCTGAAAGATGA
- a CDS encoding type II toxin-antitoxin system VapC family toxin, whose product MIVIDASAALEWLLRSHAGLHIEQRIFSSGERLAAPHLLDIEVLQVVRRLASAGKISPVRAGEILDDFTSAIIDRYPHHMLVHRIWALPQNLTAYDAAYVALAEMIGAHLITCDVRLARAPISQVQIESF is encoded by the coding sequence GTGATCGTTATCGATGCTTCTGCTGCGCTTGAGTGGCTGCTTCGGTCTCATGCCGGATTGCATATCGAGCAGCGCATTTTTTCGAGCGGCGAACGTTTAGCAGCACCTCACCTGCTGGATATCGAGGTTCTGCAGGTTGTCCGGCGATTAGCTTCTGCAGGAAAGATTTCACCTGTACGTGCGGGTGAAATTCTGGACGATTTCACCTCCGCGATCATTGATCGTTATCCGCATCACATGCTTGTTCATCGAATTTGGGCTTTGCCTCAGAATCTTACTGCCTATGACGCGGCATATGTAGCTTTAGCTGAGATGATAGGTGCACACCTGATCACGTGCGATGTCCGACTCGCGCGAGCGCCTATCTCTCAGGTGCAGATCGAGTCATTTTGA
- a CDS encoding M48 family metallopeptidase has product MIAFVRPWLVSSRLFDLSNRSMTRTTTPQPKSYRLTPDPFNWSLASTSPDEDDYAYSSDLPRTGFRTTAERMAETNSAPRRPASIPAKFDVSRIGERDIGEGVNFFSIEKEVAIGRELSMEVEQSARLLTDPVVNEYVNRTGQILVRHSDCKVPFTIKVIDDDEVNAFALPGGFFYINTGAILAADDEAELAGVMAHEIAHVCARHATRNLTKSEITQYASLPLIFFGGPVGYAVRQVASVAMPMSFLKFSRDAEREADLLGIEYQYAAGYDPTAFVDFFEKLEGEDKEPHSFIARAFMTHPMTQDRVRRAEAELEMLPDRESYITDTSEFDAIRDRVSRLTHGRAFQGGARPHPTLRRRTGAQE; this is encoded by the coding sequence ATGATCGCTTTCGTTCGCCCATGGCTGGTGAGTTCTCGCCTGTTCGACCTCTCAAATCGCTCCATGACGCGCACAACCACTCCTCAGCCAAAAAGCTATCGGTTAACACCCGACCCATTCAACTGGTCACTCGCGAGCACTTCTCCAGACGAGGACGACTACGCATATTCCTCCGATTTGCCGCGAACCGGGTTCCGCACGACTGCTGAGCGCATGGCGGAAACGAATTCCGCACCGCGTCGGCCGGCTTCGATTCCGGCGAAGTTCGACGTTTCGCGCATTGGTGAGCGCGACATTGGCGAAGGCGTAAATTTCTTCTCCATCGAAAAAGAAGTCGCGATCGGACGCGAGCTCTCGATGGAAGTGGAGCAGAGCGCGCGTTTGCTGACCGATCCGGTCGTCAATGAGTATGTGAATCGGACTGGACAGATTCTCGTGCGCCATTCCGACTGCAAAGTGCCTTTCACCATCAAAGTGATCGATGATGACGAAGTAAATGCGTTCGCATTACCGGGAGGATTTTTCTACATCAACACCGGCGCCATTCTCGCTGCCGACGATGAAGCCGAACTCGCCGGAGTGATGGCCCACGAGATTGCGCACGTTTGCGCCCGGCATGCTACGCGAAATCTGACCAAGAGTGAAATCACGCAATACGCTTCCCTGCCCTTGATCTTCTTCGGCGGGCCAGTGGGATACGCGGTTCGTCAAGTCGCCAGCGTAGCTATGCCGATGTCATTCCTGAAATTCAGCCGCGACGCCGAACGCGAGGCTGACCTGCTCGGAATCGAATATCAGTATGCCGCCGGCTACGATCCAACCGCCTTCGTCGATTTCTTCGAGAAGCTCGAAGGCGAGGACAAGGAGCCGCACAGCTTCATTGCGCGAGCATTCATGACCCACCCCATGACGCAAGACCGCGTCCGTCGCGCAGAAGCTGAGCTGGAGATGCTACCAGATCGGGAAAGCTACATCACTGATACGAGCGAATTCGACGCGATTCGCGATCGAGTCTCAAGGCTGACCCACGGCCGCGCGTTCCAGGGCGGCGCGCGTCCTCATCCGACATTGCGACGGAGAACTGGCGCCCAGGAGTAG
- the rsmA gene encoding 16S rRNA (adenine(1518)-N(6)/adenine(1519)-N(6))-dimethyltransferase RsmA, with protein sequence MSTHRQVNAARQSTRPKQKPKLGQNFLVDGGAALRIVHALGDISNSVVIEIGPGRGALTKLLAQRAGHLIAIELDRDLANALEHEFRDLPNITIVGGDFLGASIPGLLGSISAPGSDPVKVVGNIPYYITSDILLRVFEQHEHIETVVLMVQKEVADRLVAEPESRDYGLLTVTARLFTDVERLFTLPPGAFSPPPQVHSSVLRLGVAPKAEQLGIDSREFLNFSKLAFAQKRKTLFNNLRGMYDEASIKTALQHVGVHASARAEELSLIGLTDVYKHLIRG encoded by the coding sequence ATGTCCACTCATAGACAGGTCAACGCAGCGCGTCAGAGCACACGCCCGAAACAAAAGCCAAAGCTTGGACAGAATTTTCTCGTGGATGGCGGAGCTGCGCTTCGCATCGTCCATGCCTTGGGCGATATCTCCAACTCGGTGGTAATCGAGATCGGGCCCGGACGCGGCGCCCTAACCAAGCTGCTCGCCCAGCGCGCTGGCCATCTGATTGCGATAGAGTTGGATCGTGATCTGGCAAACGCGCTGGAGCACGAATTTCGTGATCTACCCAACATCACGATCGTCGGAGGCGATTTTCTGGGCGCCAGCATCCCTGGATTGCTCGGTTCCATTTCGGCACCTGGATCGGACCCCGTCAAGGTTGTTGGAAACATCCCGTACTACATCACCTCTGACATTCTCCTTCGAGTGTTCGAACAGCATGAGCATATAGAAACCGTCGTACTGATGGTGCAGAAAGAAGTCGCCGATCGCCTCGTCGCCGAACCAGAGAGCCGCGACTATGGATTGCTCACGGTGACTGCGCGTCTGTTCACCGACGTTGAAAGGCTGTTCACGCTGCCTCCTGGCGCATTTTCTCCTCCTCCTCAGGTCCATTCCAGTGTGCTGCGGTTAGGCGTCGCTCCGAAAGCCGAACAGTTGGGAATCGATTCGCGCGAGTTCCTGAACTTTTCTAAGCTGGCATTTGCGCAGAAGCGCAAGACGCTGTTCAACAATTTGCGCGGAATGTACGACGAGGCTTCGATCAAAACAGCATTGCAGCACGTGGGAGTTCATGCGAGCGCCCGCGCAGAGGAACTATCGCTCATCGGCTTGACAGATGTTTACAAGCACTTAATCCGAGGCTGA
- the glgA gene encoding glycogen synthase GlgA: MRITFAASEGVPYSKTGGLADVVGALPKALAALGHEITVFLPKYKQSRLKQEHVVIPNLTIPMADHLLFCQVVDGGKHDGVQFYFVDHPEFAFRDGLYGDSRGDYPDNAERFTMFCRAVIESSKRFGPPDVFHVHDWQAALIPVLLRNQYASDTDFSRSGTVLTIHNIGYQGIFPKSVMPKLLLPWTLFTMDRLEFYDKVNFLKGGIVYADYVTTVSRTYAREIQTREYGFGLADTVRAKRDRVVGIVNGVDYGEWNPETDRYLPATFSTSDLSGKVKCKLALLDEYGIPKQKADWPVVGVISRFAAQKGFDLMEAALPQLLTDEMVLLVLGTGDVHYESMFRTLHKRFPDRLCVKIAYDNRLAHLVEAGSDIFLMPSHYEPCGLTQIYSMRYGTVPVVRSTGGLEDTVEQWNAKTGKGTGFKFSGYTAPELRAAVRQALTTFEKEAEWKRLMLNGMRQNFSWEEPAREYAAVYEKAHRLQTV; encoded by the coding sequence ATGCGAATCACCTTCGCCGCCTCGGAAGGTGTGCCTTACTCCAAGACAGGCGGTCTGGCCGACGTCGTTGGAGCGCTGCCTAAGGCGCTCGCGGCGCTCGGTCATGAGATCACCGTCTTCCTTCCGAAATATAAGCAGTCGCGGCTCAAGCAGGAGCACGTGGTCATTCCCAATCTGACCATTCCTATGGCAGACCACCTGCTCTTCTGCCAGGTTGTCGACGGCGGCAAACACGATGGAGTGCAATTTTACTTTGTCGATCACCCGGAGTTTGCCTTCCGCGACGGCCTGTACGGCGACAGCCGAGGGGACTATCCGGACAATGCTGAGCGCTTCACGATGTTTTGTCGTGCGGTGATCGAGTCCTCGAAACGCTTCGGTCCTCCGGATGTCTTTCACGTTCATGACTGGCAGGCGGCGCTCATTCCCGTCCTTCTCCGCAACCAGTATGCATCGGATACGGATTTCTCACGCAGCGGCACCGTACTGACAATTCACAACATCGGTTATCAGGGCATCTTTCCCAAATCGGTAATGCCCAAGCTGCTGCTTCCCTGGACGCTCTTCACCATGGATCGGCTGGAGTTCTATGACAAGGTTAACTTTCTGAAAGGTGGAATCGTCTACGCCGATTATGTGACCACCGTCAGCCGGACATATGCGCGCGAAATTCAGACAAGAGAATATGGATTTGGGCTGGCAGACACAGTACGCGCCAAGCGCGATCGCGTCGTCGGCATCGTGAACGGCGTAGATTACGGTGAATGGAATCCGGAAACGGACCGCTACCTTCCCGCAACGTTTTCCACTTCTGATCTAAGCGGCAAAGTGAAATGCAAGCTCGCCTTGCTCGACGAATACGGGATTCCCAAGCAGAAAGCCGATTGGCCCGTAGTAGGAGTTATCTCCCGCTTTGCCGCGCAAAAGGGATTCGATCTGATGGAAGCGGCGTTGCCGCAACTTCTCACCGATGAGATGGTGCTGCTTGTGCTCGGAACCGGCGATGTCCATTACGAGTCGATGTTCCGCACTTTGCACAAGCGCTTTCCCGATCGCCTGTGCGTGAAGATCGCTTACGACAATCGCCTTGCACACCTCGTCGAAGCTGGCTCTGACATATTCCTGATGCCGTCCCATTACGAACCTTGCGGTCTGACGCAGATCTACAGCATGCGTTACGGCACGGTGCCGGTTGTTCGATCGACTGGTGGCCTCGAAGACACAGTCGAGCAGTGGAATGCGAAGACCGGGAAGGGAACTGGGTTCAAGTTCTCCGGCTACACTGCTCCGGAATTGCGCGCCGCGGTTCGCCAGGCCCTTACGACGTTCGAGAAGGAAGCCGAATGGAAGCGGCTCATGCTTAACGGCATGCGCCAAAATTTCTCATGGGAAGAGCCGGCGCGTGAATACGCTGCGGTCTACGAGAAAGCACATCGGTTACAAACAGTCTGA